The nucleotide window ACAGCAATTTTGTGTGTTGCAAGAGGGAGCTTATTTTAATGTAGTCGCAGCCTAAGCAAGCTCTCTTGTGGTACCCAAAACCGTTTTAACGCTACCGCTAAACGGTTTTGACCACTCCGCCCCGAGCTGACAAAACAGTCCACCGGACTGTTTTGTTTAACCGCTCGCGCATAGCAAAAACGCATTTATCAAAAGAAAACGCGCAAAATTTTGCGTGTTTTCTTCATTTTGTGTCTTTCTCGTGAGTTTGCACAAACTTTGTTCGTCTTTATACTCGCGTTTTTGCGATCCGGACTTTTTTTACATTCCCTTTTTTTACTCTTTCTTTTCTTCTTGCGGTAGATTGAGTTGTTTTTCAATTCGTTTTAAAGCTATGTAGTTGCAGATTGAGAAAACGGTCGCAACAATACACAAAATGACTGCGACAAAAAAGCAGACAAAACAAAAAACAGTAAACAGACTCACACCCACAATAAAATCGCTGGGCAACGTATTTAAAAAATGAATCATCCCTTGTTTCTCCTTTCACTTTAACGGTTCTTTATCTTTTTTCATGAGGCGGTACAGCAAAACGGCACCAAGTACCGCAGTGAGCAGGGCAACCACCTGTGAAATACGGAAAGGTCCCCAATAAAGACTGTCGGTACGCAGACCCTCAATAAAAAATCTGCCTACACCATACCAGATGAAATATGTAAAGCACACCTGTCCATCCTTTTTCTTGTGCTTGTTCAGCCATATCAGCAGAAAAACACCGCACAGACTCCAGAGACTCTCATACAAAAAGGTGGGATGCACAAACACTTCGCTTCCACCCGAGGTGTGAAGTTCCATGCGCCAGGGCAGACTTGTTTCTCCGCCGAACGCCTCGCGGTTGACAAAATTCCCCCATCTGCCGATGGCTTGTCCTAACATAACCCCCGGCACACACACATCAAACAGCTTTTTCCAGTCAATTTTTTTGTATCTGCAATAGGCATACGCCGCAATGCACGCACCGATGATGCCACCGTAAACCGCAAGACCGCCCTCCCAGATTTTAAAAACATCCAAAAGATTGTCTGCATAATGCTCAAAGCGGAACGCGCAGTAATAAAGCCTTGCACCGATGATGCCGGCAGGGGCACCCCACAGTACAACGTCTAAAATGTTATCGGCGGTTAAATTATGCTGTTTAGCAAGATGTGTACACAAAATAACCGCTAAAATGATGCCGGTTGCAATCAGTACGCCGTACCAGTATACATCTTTTCCGAATAAATTGAATGCCACGGGGTTGACATTAAAAGAAATGCCAAGCCCGGGAAATCCGATATAGGTATCCATATTATTTCGGCAAA belongs to Clostridia bacterium and includes:
- a CDS encoding prolipoprotein diacylglyceryl transferase gives rise to the protein MDTYIGFPGLGISFNVNPVAFNLFGKDVYWYGVLIATGIILAVILCTHLAKQHNLTADNILDVVLWGAPAGIIGARLYYCAFRFEHYADNLLDVFKIWEGGLAVYGGIIGACIAAYAYCRYKKIDWKKLFDVCVPGVMLGQAIGRWGNFVNREAFGGETSLPWRMELHTSGGSEVFVHPTFLYESLWSLCGVFLLIWLNKHKKKDGQVCFTYFIWYGVGRFFIEGLRTDSLYWGPFRISQVVALLTAVLGAVLLYRLMKKDKEPLK